The Desulfobacterales bacterium genome window below encodes:
- the clpS gene encoding ATP-dependent Clp protease adapter ClpS produces MGDFNTELEESVRSKKEQKVKEPPMYKVLLLNDDYTTMDFVVEVLRFVFNKSVTDATQIMLNVHRNGFGLCGIYPFEVAETKVNTVEALARERGFPLKCTIERE; encoded by the coding sequence ATGGGTGACTTTAATACTGAGTTGGAAGAAAGTGTTCGTTCAAAGAAAGAGCAGAAGGTTAAGGAACCACCCATGTATAAGGTTCTGCTTTTGAACGATGACTACACCACCATGGATTTTGTCGTTGAAGTGCTCAGGTTTGTGTTTAATAAATCGGTCACTGACGCAACCCAGATTATGTTAAACGTACACCGTAACGGGTTCGGACTGTGTGGAATATATCCATTTGAAGTAGCGGAAACCAAAGTCAATACGGTTGAAGCGCTCGCGCGTGAAAGAGGCTTTCCGTTGAAATGCACCATTGAAAGAGAGTAA